In a single window of the Acetivibrio clariflavus DSM 19732 genome:
- a CDS encoding sulfate/molybdate ABC transporter ATP-binding protein, translated as MELLVNIKKRLPGFTLKVNFKASEQVMGLLGASGSGKSMTLRCIAGIEKPDEGKIVLNDRVLFDSEKGINIPSRLRKVGYLFQNYALFPNMTVEDNIGFGLQKLSKEKRKAVIQEKIEMMKLNGLEKRFPFQLSGGQQQRVALARALAIEPEMLLLDEPFSALDDHLRYLLTKQLIDTLSNYHGITLFVTHNIEEAFRICSELTVLNNGAVESAGKKEDIFRNPDSLSVARITGCKNFSAAKYLSNNELEAVDWGIRLKTDRLITKELKYVGMRAHYVRLALENDRDNVFCCWPSFVNESPFRVTVYLFIGNRPESKQDYHLQWEIPKEKWMEIGREPLPWKICLSPERLIILNR; from the coding sequence ATGGAACTGCTGGTGAATATAAAAAAGAGGCTTCCCGGATTCACTTTAAAGGTAAACTTCAAGGCATCAGAGCAAGTCATGGGGTTACTTGGGGCATCCGGTTCGGGCAAAAGTATGACCTTAAGATGTATAGCGGGAATAGAAAAGCCCGATGAAGGGAAAATAGTACTAAATGACCGAGTGCTGTTTGACTCAGAAAAAGGAATTAATATTCCGAGCAGACTGCGGAAAGTGGGGTATCTTTTTCAAAACTATGCTCTCTTTCCTAATATGACTGTGGAAGACAACATTGGATTCGGTCTTCAAAAACTTTCAAAAGAGAAGAGAAAGGCTGTAATACAGGAAAAAATAGAAATGATGAAACTTAATGGTTTGGAAAAGAGATTTCCTTTCCAACTCTCGGGAGGGCAGCAGCAAAGGGTGGCTTTAGCCAGAGCCTTGGCAATAGAACCGGAGATGTTACTTTTGGATGAACCCTTTTCTGCACTGGATGACCACCTGAGATATCTATTGACAAAACAGTTAATAGACACCCTTTCCAATTATCACGGAATTACACTTTTTGTTACACACAATATAGAAGAGGCATTTCGTATTTGCAGTGAATTGACAGTTCTAAATAATGGAGCTGTAGAATCAGCTGGAAAAAAAGAAGATATATTCAGAAATCCTGATAGTCTGTCTGTTGCCCGGATAACAGGATGTAAAAATTTTTCTGCTGCCAAATATCTATCAAATAATGAATTAGAGGCTGTTGATTGGGGCATCAGGCTTAAGACCGATCGTTTGATTACAAAAGAGCTGAAGTATGTGGGTATGAGAGCCCATTATGTCAGATTGGCATTGGAAAATGACAGGGATAATGTTTTTTGTTGCTGGCCAAGTTTTGTTAATGAATCACCTTTTAGAGTTACAGTATATCTTTTTATTGGAAACAGGCCTGAAAGTAAGCAAGATTATCACCTTCAATGGGAAATTCCAAAGGAAAAGTGGATGGAGATTGGAAGGGAACCTTTGCCGTGGAAAATATGTTTAAGTCCTGAAAGACTCATAATCCTTAACAGATAG